The DNA window AGTAAGAAGAGTACTGTGAATTAAAAGTTCTAGAAAAAGATTTTAATTCTAATGGAGGTTGTTTCCAATCAGAAGGAGATAAAACcttattaattttgaatttagagaacttaattttagatttatcAACCTGGTATGTCTGATGGGTAAAAGTAATAGACTCAAAATCAAccttattaatttttgttttatttgaattattCAAGCCATGTGGGCCATTATCTGTTGTAAAATTTTATGCTTAAATTTATAATAGTTTCAAGTCCGTGTGAATCATTGCCTATAAAAGGATCATTTATGTGTTGTAATACACATTCGAGTTTTCAGTCTCAGAACTTGGAATGCTTGATTTGTCATCCTTTGTAAGTATTTTGTATAAATAAAATCATATCTTTCAATATTTTCAACACTTCTTCCGCatctaatattaattttatatatatcctTATCGTTGATATTATCTTTATGTTTTACACTatctaatattaattttatatatatcctTATCGTTGATATTATCTTTATGTTTTACACTATCTTTACTTTTACGTTCAcctttattcaatttttttgtttaatatatatagaggagagatatatttactccaagaataagttattataacttactccacatcttgaccatttattcttttcaatctaatggttaaaaataataagtaatcaaatgtggagagagaaaattattccttattattttaaccattagattgaaaagaattaatggttaagatttggagtaagttataataacttactagTAATTAATAttaaccatacgatttaaaatcaaatgtctcagatttcactcaaattttaagagacagtaattaatagatagattttagtttaaatacatatcacataaatgcatatctgaACATTGATTTAAAATTGTATAGTTGTTATTAAAAGTTTTCTTTTGATACGTCTCTTTATATATACTCCAACCAAAGGAAGTATATATTCAACATTAcaatattaaaattgaaatagtATGTAAACATATTATAGCATATTCTAGCATATTAAGTAGATTATTCTTTAATATAATAATCCAATATAATTAATATTCTTTATTTAGCATATTAAGTAGATTATTCCTTAGAATAATcctttataattaatatctttacTGCATCTTTTTTTTAACGGAGTTCTTTATTGTATCATTGCCTTATACAACAGAATTTTTAAGGTACATTCACTCAACACACAAATTTGCAACAGAGATATACCGAATGTAACATTATTTACAAAAGAAATTTGCAATTTGCAATGCCTTTCATTTGCACTATGAATGAATTGGTGATAACTTGTCAGTGAACAATTATATGATCCCTTAAAGGGGTGGACTTTTGAAAATCCTAACCATCATCAATGAATGGGAGTGACTaatctaaaaaataatataaaaaaaaatcaaaacctaTATGCTTTATGAGTGAGCCAAGCAATGAATTAGTGAGTTTTACTATGGTCATCAACACACTCCTCTAAAAACTGATTGAGCTGAGAAGTATACAATTTCGGGTCATTTCGAAAGTGGTCAACATGAGGTGAAGAGACAAAATTGCAAGCCCTCACATCATGTCCAGCCTTACGCTGTGCATCGACAAACGACTCCACTGAATCGGCCGGAATAACTCTGTCCGCAGAACTATACATGTATAATTGTGGACAACCTGGTTGCTTTGTAGATAACATGCTCAAAACATCAGAAAGCCTCCTGCATTTGGACAAGATTATCATAGTTAGGACCATTACTATTCATATGAGAAATTTCTACATAATGATTTGTTTTTCAATAGCTAATGCAAGATTTAGGAGTCATTACCTATTCACTGCAGGAAGATGCAGAACGACCTCGAAAAATTTCTTTAGTATTAAAAGCAAAGCTGCTTCTGTTGGTGCAGGTTTTAGAAAATCTTCATTGCTGCCGATTGATACTTTAATGCCAGTCTCATCGGTGGATACACGTCCTTTTGTAGCTACGCTATTCTTCTTGAGAAATGCGGCAGAGAAACCCGAGGCCCAGACCTGAAAAGATAatcaataatcaaataattaacatCAGAATCTAGCATAAAAGTTTACCATTTTTCACAAAACCGGTTAACATTACGAGCTCTAGAGAATAAAATAAACAGCATTAGACACTATATGCACAACAAATGACAGTGTTCACCAAGTCTGAAAATCGCTAAAGCCTTTACCTGTGGATCGGGATTTGCAACAGGTGCAGAATCTACAATGCAGCCCCGAATCTTTCCCATCAAAGAAGGGTCTTGCTTTTGAAAACGTTCTAAAATAACACCATACCTGAAAACATGCAAACCAAAACACTCAAGCAACAGAAAAACGAAACCAAGgataaacaaaaacacaaacaaaattgTACTCACGTTAACCATCCGGTGTTACTGAAAGTATGAAAAACAAGATTCTTTTCATTCTCCTCTTCTAACCAATCGGCCAAGTGATCCACAAGCATGTGAACGTTTTGCTCCGCTTTTCCTCCAGGCTGATAACTCATTACTTCAGCCATCGGAAACGTAAAGGTAATGACATGATATCCCTTCGAAGTATACCATTCTGCATACTTCTTTAAATGTTTCTGCTTCGCACCTAACCATCCAAGCAAAACCACCACCGTCTTCGATTTCGCAGATAAACCACCAATAGTATTGGGTTCAGGCAAATGCCATTTATACATGAAATCATTAGTCAAACCAGACGCACCATTCGAGCAAGCGGACGACGACCTCAAAAACCTAGGTAATTCAGCCGAACGATACAAACTCTGAACAACCGGCGATGAACCAACCGAAGAAGAATTACACAAACTCAACCCCGAAACCGGAGCACGAAACCTCACATTCGGAACCGGAACCCGAATTTTGTTGACAAAATACAACTGAGCAAGTTTTGAATCAGAAATACTATTAACCAACAACAAATGTGATTCCTGCAAAGAGCTATAACTTGAAGAACATTCCAAATTGGAAGTGGAACAATCCCGAGACGACGATCCAAGGAACGAAAACTTATCAGACGCATCAGTAGAGAAAGATGCAACAGCAACCGCAGCAGCAGCCACAAGAGGTCTCTGAATTGGTCCAGAAAAATAACTCATTGCAGAAACCTTCAACCCTTAACCCTTAACAATATCACAACTATCAACAAACAAAAAACCGCTCCCTTATCTACAGAGAATAAAATTGGCAAGACCCAGAATGAAAATCAAGTGCAAAAACGAAAATTGCTTGCAAAGTTGAATGCTTTAAGGGTAAAGAAAAAGAAGCCAATACAGAAAAAATAAAGGGTTGATGAGGGTATAATTGGAATCCAAAAAATTAGGAGAAACGCAACAATTGATAAATAAAACGCAAAGGAAAGAATAATGATAAGAATATTCTATTGAATTGGTACCTGAATGTGAATGGGGGCTGTCAACGAAAACGACACAAGGACGATGTCGTTTTGAGAAGACAGCCCTGTTGGAAAAGCGTgtgaagaaacaaacaaaggaacAAACGAGGAATGCTTCACCAACCCAGAAACaaatttgttttctttctttgtttatGGATGGTTGGAATAAAAGGGAAGAGTTTAGGAATAGgtatttttcaaattaaaaaaggtagttatttggttttttttttttaacgtaAAAAATTGCGAGAATTTAGAAATTATTATTCCTATTATATGATAATAATATTtggaattttgtttattttttgatttatttattgtgATAAAGTGAATGGGGCAATTAATTTGATACACGCGTCTTTTGAACCGTCCAACGTGACGAATGTGAAGTCTGCTGTTGAGGTCCACCGAGTAACCGAAAAGTGTAAGGTTCCGAATAAATGGGGTACTGGAAAGACGATTTTACCCTTATAAAACATGCTAGTGGTAATTGATCcataaatttttcaaaagatgGACATTGCACCTTCTGGTCGGTGTtatgattaatttttatttttatttttatttattgatttattaattgAATACAATTTAAAGTCTTAAATATGAAGTTTGATCATTAATCGTTAGTTGGTTTAGTGGTGATTGATCTTGAATTTGGTAGGGAGTACTATGGTTTGATCCCTCTCAAAATTTAGTggtaatatattttatgtatttttggtttttatttttatttttctactcaAAATTCAGGAAAAAAAAACTCAGTTTTGATAATGTTATTAGTGTTAAAAAGCCTGATCAActcttaataatttatatatgatATTAATAAAAGGGTAAATTAGAAATATATTTTTAGGCTTGggaacaacttctctacccatcataaaaagttgggtaATGTATCTTCAACCAATTACAagttttcatttaattttaacacatttaattaattataaaatagtataattttttgttgtttccaaaaaaatttacattaaggtaactttacccaacttttaaagttgggtagataagaattcaccttgaATAAAATAAGTACCTACCtctcaaattaattattttcaaaattcagaATTAAAAAAAAGCCCTGAGAAAATAAAAGGTAGCAttgaattcaaatttcaaaatcacTTAAAAGATAAAAGATGGAGACTAAGATGACGTTTTTCCATTCTTTTGCATATTGCATAGGTTGCCATGTCTGACCTTGTAatacaaaaatagaaataaaaaccaATAATATATATTAGTCAAACTACAAAGCGTCAAAGCCTCCTCTCCAACGTGTTCGGACTAAAAAACTTCCCACACAAAAAAGATGGTCCACGAAGTCACAAAGGCCCAAAGATAAGGGTATTTGTGTCCAAAGTGACATTAGGATGACGAAGAGTATAAGTAAGACCTAGCAAGCAGACTTGGGCCCTCCTTAAAGAAGAATCCTAATATGAACACACACACAAAAAGATGAAGAGAAAAGAATGATCGTTagataacaaaataaattatatctTGTCGCTGGACAATATGAACATTCTTGATAAAGGCCAAAGAGAGAGAAACCCTAAgagaatttttgtaaaaaaaaggctACATGCATCAAATCAGGTATATACAAAAATTCTCTTAATAGCTTTATACATGTTATCTTTAATGATCACTAACTTGAGCATTAAAGTATATCAAGTACCCCCTAGCATACCAAGACGCGCAGAAGACCACTCATCCATATGATCAAAATCAAACCATTATATGAAGAGACTTCATAACCGGAAGGAACATTGGCGGCGTTTGTGTGAATGTGAATAATTCGAACACCTTATCAAAACCTTCATGGAATGATGAAATCTGGGAAGAGACCAACTCGTATCCTCAACCGTCCCCGGTCCATGTCAACGGCGGTCGTAAGAGCTAACCCTTATCAAGAAGAGGGACTCATTGTTTCCTTTATGTTTTGAAGAATAAAATCTAACAACCTCAAAGACTCGAGATCCCTGCACCTCTCCTGAGTAAAAGAGAGGTTTTATCCCCTAATGTCACCTAGATAAATCCACCTAGGGAAGGCAATAAAATGGTTCTTAACAAACCCCTTGAAGGTTAGTTAGCCGATAGTGAAACGAACATGTTGTTGAGAAGTTTATTTGTGACAATAATAGACAATCAAAAATTTAGAAACCTGTAGAACGAAAAATTTTAAGATGTGTAACTTATTTGTTCTTACCATAAAGGATGAAGTCATGGCTTGGTTTAAAAGGCTTAGGAATGAATTTATCTAGTCATTGGGGGAACTTTATAGTCGTTGTTCACCATACTTTACAACTTCTAGGAGGCATCTTAAATCAGTGGATGGTTTGGGATCCATCATACAAGAAAAAGAAGATACGTTGAGATCCTAGATAGAGAGGACTAACAAAGAACTCATACTAATTAAAGGAAATAGTGATAAAATGAAGAATATTTGCTTAGTCTTAGACTGCAACCGATATCCAAATTTACTGAAAGTGTCATAATAAGTGACATATTTACGTTAAATTCGTTGGCACTTATTGACTTATTTTACTAAAAATCGAAACAAAATTCCCCAAATTTATCTATAAAAAGTAAGAAAATACATGTTTGGACTTTTCTTGTATGCGTTGATAAAAAAACAGATGGAAAAAATACCGGAAAACTACGATTCAGCAAGCAGAAATCAGGCCAAAGTAAAACCccgaagaaacaaggcttgttaGGCCCAACATAGGCATGGTAGGCGCTGACATATTCATATGGCACAACCAGTTGTAACTATTTCATGGAAAAGCAAGAGTTAGCTCGCTAGTCGAAAGAGGTGATGCGTTGGGCGAGCAAATGCAGCCAAAGCCACGTGACAAACATGCAAGCATTTCTTGTTGAGGAAGAAAAGATGGCTGGGCAAAGTAGGTCAGAGCAAGGTAGGCATTCTAGTAGAGAAGGTGATGCGCCTATCAAGACGTAACCTTTTTTCCTATAAATAAGAGTTTTTAGTTTGATGTAAAGATTTTAGTGGATTGAGGTAGTACATGATTAGACTAGGTTCACTTTGGTGTACAATAAGATTATAAGAGAGGGAGTTTGAAGGAGGAAGCACTACTCAAGTGACAGGGCATATCTCACTTCCAAGACCGACTTCTCGAAGTTACTCGCGATTACTCTAACCATGAGAAAGCGTGGTTAAAATCTCTTTGTTGGGAATTATATGCAGTCATTATATTCATATACTAAATAGGCCACGATGCTCTATGTAATTCTACTCATGCTTTAGTATTGATGACAATTTAATCTTAATGATTTTTTAAGCTTTGCTATCTAAAATGTGTTTTCATGGTGTGACATAATATCAAAAGGTGCTTGTCATTACTAGATCCAAGATAATCATCTATTAGATACTAATGCCTAGAGATATGGTTAGGTTCAATATTCACACGTACTATAGTATGGATTGATGTGAAATCTTGCTGCTTTATAACAGTTGAAACTTAATATTATGTGTTGGTTAATAGTCTGATATATCAGCTATTGCGTAATGCACTGATCTCACAATGTTGAGACTGAAAGGAGATACGAATGAGAGCAACATGCGGTAATATTAGTAGCTAGGTAGATGGGCATATTAATGGcatatggatgtgcatgataaATACGTAATGAGAAAATCTATCCCTAGCAATTTTTCTCACTTTTAACATCGAAATATCCATTTTACTTTATgttatatataaaagttaataaACTTAAATTATTAACATTTAACTTGTCAAAAACATGCGTTTCATAAATAAGAACATTACACCTTCTGGTCGGTGTTAtaactaatttttatttatttatttaattactgaTCATTTATACTGATatctttaaaaattgattttttatttagccTAAATATCCTTTTTCGTCCCTTATCTTGTGTTCGGGGTCCAGTTTGATtccttaacatttaaaaataccgTTTTGATccctcaacttttcaaaatctatcacgttagtcctttccgtccattctgttagtcaaagtcaattTATAAGACTATGCGGCACTAACATCCACTGCCACGTGGCTCAGGCGAATTTTGTCATTGATTAGTGACGGAAAAAACCGTCACTAAATTTTTTTCTGGGTTTTAATTatgttcttcatcttcattcctaattTTGGTCAAAttaaaaatgttagtaaaactTAATCAAACAACACAATGTGAGCATATGAACGGGTGTACTAAGATACTGCAACCAGAGACCATTATATTGTCAAAATTAGAATCacatataaaaaacaaaacataaattcTTAAGGATCTAAGAAATTACTAACTATAAATTTGTCTTTAAAAAATGTAGCAGTGATgtagatctt is part of the Vicia villosa cultivar HV-30 ecotype Madison, WI linkage group LG2, Vvil1.0, whole genome shotgun sequence genome and encodes:
- the LOC131645903 gene encoding uncharacterized protein LOC131645903, translating into MSYFSGPIQRPLVAAAAVAVASFSTDASDKFSFLGSSSRDCSTSNLECSSSYSSLQESHLLLVNSISDSKLAQLYFVNKIRVPVPNVRFRAPVSGLSLCNSSSVGSSPVVQSLYRSAELPRFLRSSSACSNGASGLTNDFMYKWHLPEPNTIGGLSAKSKTVVVLLGWLGAKQKHLKKYAEWYTSKGYHVITFTFPMAEVMSYQPGGKAEQNVHMLVDHLADWLEEENEKNLVFHTFSNTGWLTYGVILERFQKQDPSLMGKIRGCIVDSAPVANPDPQVWASGFSAAFLKKNSVATKGRVSTDETGIKVSIGSNEDFLKPAPTEAALLLILKKFFEVVLHLPAVNRRLSDVLSMLSTKQPGCPQLYMYSSADRVIPADSVESFVDAQRKAGHDVRACNFVSSPHVDHFRNDPKLYTSQLNQFLEECVDDHSKTH